Proteins co-encoded in one Leucobacter exalbidus genomic window:
- the rsmD gene encoding 16S rRNA (guanine(966)-N(2))-methyltransferase RsmD, whose amino-acid sequence MTRIISGVAGSLRLEVPQAGTRPTSDRVREAIFSTLVSWGLTEDARVLDLYAGSGALGLESASRGAASVTLVEKNQQAAGVAERNWRTIKPSFAHARVQPPVVEVAKQSVQAFLDARALRDPAPTWDVVFLDPPYDLGEAELSANLAALVPMLAADAAVLVERSSRSPEPTWPAGLEPVRDKRHGETALWWAEPTQ is encoded by the coding sequence GTGACGAGGATCATTTCAGGAGTTGCCGGATCGCTCAGGCTCGAAGTCCCCCAAGCGGGCACACGACCCACGAGCGACCGCGTACGCGAGGCCATCTTTTCTACGCTCGTATCTTGGGGCCTCACCGAAGACGCGCGCGTGCTTGACCTCTACGCCGGATCAGGGGCCCTGGGCCTCGAATCGGCGAGCCGCGGTGCAGCCTCGGTCACCCTCGTCGAGAAGAACCAGCAGGCCGCAGGCGTGGCCGAGCGCAACTGGCGCACCATCAAGCCCTCGTTTGCGCATGCTCGCGTTCAGCCGCCCGTCGTCGAGGTGGCGAAGCAGTCGGTGCAGGCGTTCCTCGATGCGCGCGCCCTGCGGGATCCGGCGCCCACCTGGGATGTCGTGTTTCTCGACCCGCCCTACGACCTGGGTGAGGCCGAGCTGTCAGCGAACCTCGCCGCGCTCGTCCCCATGCTCGCGGCCGATGCCGCGGTGCTCGTGGAGCGGTCTTCCCGCTCCCCCGAGCCCACCTGGCCCGCGGGCCTCGAGCCGGTGCGTGACAAGCGTCACGGCGAAACCGCGCTGTGGTGGGCAGAGCCCACGCAGTAA
- a CDS encoding ATP-dependent DNA helicase RecG has product MENVTLETPLVGIIGDRTATVLERAFEMHTVEDLLMHFPRRYSKRGELSPLKELPIGEHITVVAEVLEVRERRMQRRNGSLIEARITDGEGFLTITFFNQKWRLKDLQARRRGVFSGKVSEYRGALQLQQPDYELFEHRDDAPGGEALSEAAAKAWSQVPVPLYPATGQAQSWAIHRAIGVVLDQLDPVPDPLPMYVVATEGLMSFDQALRLVHQPEVDEHWQQARQSLLFREAFELQLALLDRRRRVGLAPAMPREKDGELLTRFDGTLPFTLTGDQQRAGETIANDLADVHPMHRLLQGEVGSGKTLVALRAMLQVAEDGGQSALLSPTEVLASQHFRSINESLGPDLAAEVGVVLLTGRMPAAERKKALLALASGAARIAIGTHALLGDKVSMYDLGLVVIDEQHRFGVDQREALRKKGNNPHTLAMTATPIPRTVALTAFGDLEVSTIKELPAGRQGIKTVVVHEEYTPDRKTRMWQEVFSQLEEGRQIYFVCPAIDQTELDPELDAEIDGPVAAHTAADANAPAAPPKPPVANVTDTVALLRRSRKYEGIRVEGMYGSMPTDEKDRIMQDFASGDIGILVSTTVIEVGVNVPNASMMIVRNADRFGISQLHQLRGRVGRGQHAGRCLLLTSAEEGTPALERLLAVAATTDGFQLAEADLEQRREGDILGTRQSGGRSTLRLLRVTEHGELIVHAREVAADLLDGDPLLEQYPLLASRIAAEESHIENLAKS; this is encoded by the coding sequence ATGGAAAATGTCACCCTCGAGACGCCGCTTGTCGGCATCATTGGTGACCGCACGGCGACCGTGCTCGAGCGCGCGTTCGAAATGCACACGGTAGAAGATCTGCTGATGCACTTTCCGCGACGCTATTCGAAGCGCGGCGAGCTCTCGCCATTGAAAGAGCTGCCCATTGGCGAGCACATCACGGTGGTGGCCGAGGTACTTGAGGTGCGTGAGCGTCGCATGCAGCGCCGCAATGGCAGTCTGATCGAGGCCCGCATCACCGATGGTGAGGGGTTTCTCACGATCACCTTCTTTAACCAAAAATGGCGGTTGAAGGATTTGCAGGCGCGTCGCCGCGGCGTATTCAGCGGCAAGGTGAGCGAGTACCGCGGTGCGCTGCAGCTGCAGCAACCCGATTATGAGCTGTTTGAACATCGCGACGATGCGCCCGGGGGAGAAGCGCTGAGCGAGGCCGCCGCGAAGGCGTGGTCGCAGGTGCCCGTGCCGCTGTACCCCGCGACGGGGCAGGCGCAGTCGTGGGCCATTCACCGGGCGATCGGTGTCGTGCTCGACCAGCTTGATCCGGTGCCCGACCCGCTGCCGATGTACGTGGTCGCGACCGAGGGTCTGATGAGTTTTGATCAGGCGCTGCGCCTGGTGCACCAACCCGAGGTCGACGAGCACTGGCAGCAGGCCCGCCAGAGTTTGCTGTTTCGTGAGGCGTTCGAGCTGCAGCTTGCGCTGCTTGACCGCAGGCGCCGGGTGGGGCTCGCCCCCGCCATGCCCCGCGAGAAGGACGGTGAGCTGCTCACCCGATTCGACGGCACACTGCCGTTCACGCTCACGGGCGACCAGCAGCGCGCGGGCGAGACCATCGCGAACGATCTCGCCGACGTGCATCCTATGCACCGTCTGCTGCAGGGCGAAGTGGGCTCAGGTAAAACCCTCGTGGCGCTGCGGGCGATGCTGCAGGTCGCCGAAGATGGCGGGCAGAGCGCGCTGCTCTCGCCCACCGAGGTACTCGCCTCACAGCATTTCCGTTCCATCAATGAATCGCTCGGCCCAGATCTCGCGGCAGAGGTCGGCGTCGTGCTGCTGACCGGCCGCATGCCGGCGGCTGAGCGCAAGAAGGCCCTGCTTGCGCTCGCCTCGGGCGCGGCCCGCATCGCGATCGGCACGCATGCCCTGCTGGGTGACAAAGTGTCAATGTACGACCTCGGCCTCGTCGTGATCGATGAGCAGCACCGCTTTGGCGTTGACCAGCGCGAAGCCCTGCGAAAAAAGGGCAACAACCCGCACACGCTCGCCATGACCGCCACCCCCATTCCGCGCACGGTCGCCCTCACCGCGTTTGGCGACCTCGAGGTGTCCACCATTAAAGAGCTGCCCGCTGGGCGACAGGGCATCAAAACAGTGGTCGTACACGAGGAATACACGCCAGACCGCAAGACGCGCATGTGGCAGGAAGTGTTTTCGCAGCTCGAAGAGGGGCGCCAGATCTACTTCGTGTGCCCCGCGATTGACCAGACTGAACTCGACCCCGAGCTTGATGCCGAAATTGATGGGCCGGTCGCCGCGCACACCGCGGCAGACGCGAACGCCCCCGCAGCGCCGCCGAAGCCGCCCGTTGCCAACGTCACCGACACCGTCGCGCTGCTGCGTCGGTCACGCAAATACGAGGGCATTCGGGTGGAGGGCATGTACGGCAGCATGCCCACTGACGAGAAAGACCGCATCATGCAAGACTTCGCGTCGGGCGACATCGGCATTCTCGTCTCGACCACGGTGATCGAGGTCGGCGTGAACGTGCCCAACGCCTCCATGATGATCGTGCGCAACGCCGACCGCTTCGGTATTTCGCAGCTGCATCAGCTGCGGGGACGTGTGGGGCGCGGCCAGCACGCAGGTCGATGCCTGCTGTTGACGAGCGCCGAAGAGGGCACACCCGCCCTCGAGCGGCTGCTGGCGGTCGCCGCCACCACCGACGGGTTTCAGCTCGCCGAGGCCGACCTCGAGCAGCGGCGCGAGGGCGATATTTTGGGCACCCGGCAGTCGGGCGGGCGCTCGACCCTGCGCCTCTTGCGCGTCACCGAGCATGGTGAACTCATCGTGCACGCCCGCGAGGTCGCCGCAGATCTGCTCGACGGCGACCCGCTGCTTGAGCAGTATCCGCTGCTCGCGAGCCGCATCGCCGCAGAAGAATCTCACATCGAGAACCTCGCGAAGTCGTAA
- a CDS encoding ABC transporter ATP-binding protein, which yields MIEARGLTKQYGDKRAVDDVTFSIAPGQVTGFLGPNGAGKSTTMRLILGLDKASSGTVTVNGMRYSEMASPLTQVGALLDAKGVHPGRTARSHLRAIAATHGISDRRVNDVLEQTGLESVAHKRVGGYSLGMGQRLGIAAALLGDPGVLILDEPVNGLDPDGVRWIRELLRFLASEGRTVLLSSHLMTEMAQTADHIIVLARGQVKADAPLAEFLDVQGKRMVTVRSPESARLASLIMREIPGCRLDSSGDAGFTAQGIETAQVGRIALNAGIELHELASSGSNLEDAYLSLTQDDVEYTTERYAA from the coding sequence ATGATCGAAGCACGCGGGCTCACCAAACAGTACGGCGACAAGCGCGCGGTGGATGACGTTACCTTCTCCATCGCACCCGGCCAGGTGACTGGCTTTCTGGGGCCGAACGGCGCAGGCAAATCAACCACGATGCGGCTGATCCTGGGCCTCGACAAAGCCAGCTCGGGCACCGTCACGGTCAACGGCATGCGGTACAGCGAGATGGCTTCGCCACTCACCCAGGTGGGGGCGCTGCTCGACGCAAAGGGGGTGCACCCCGGCCGCACCGCACGCAGTCACCTGCGCGCCATCGCCGCCACCCACGGCATCTCAGACCGCCGCGTGAACGACGTGCTCGAGCAGACCGGCCTCGAATCGGTCGCGCACAAACGCGTCGGCGGCTACTCGCTCGGCATGGGGCAGCGGCTCGGCATCGCCGCGGCGCTGCTGGGCGACCCCGGCGTGCTGATCCTAGATGAGCCCGTGAACGGCCTCGACCCCGATGGCGTGCGCTGGATTCGCGAGCTGCTGCGCTTCCTCGCGAGCGAGGGCCGCACCGTGCTGCTGTCGAGCCACCTGATGACCGAAATGGCGCAGACCGCCGACCACATCATCGTGCTGGCGCGCGGCCAGGTGAAGGCAGATGCCCCGCTCGCCGAATTCCTCGACGTGCAGGGCAAGCGCATGGTGACCGTGCGCAGCCCAGAGTCGGCACGCCTCGCCTCGCTCATCATGCGCGAGATTCCCGGCTGCCGCCTCGACTCCTCAGGCGACGCGGGCTTCACTGCCCAGGGCATCGAAACCGCTCAGGTAGGCCGCATCGCGCTGAACGCCGGCATCGAACTGCACGAGCTTGCAAGCTCCGGATCAAACCTCGAAGACGCCTACCTGTCGCTCACGCAAGACGATGTCGAGTACACGACCGAGCGTTACGCCGCCTAA
- a CDS encoding ABC transporter permease yields MTTTLVIDGSKVPGEASPTPPRKVTPGTAVMGAKLSFGGMLRSERIKLSSLRSVKATLLCTLVAGLGLGALIAVLWNAENDLAAASASDLNTYLLLSGTTAAPFLGLIFGVLGVLVMSSEYASGLIQSTLVAAPRRMPVFLAKAAVLAVGAALTALLIVGGSMGVATLIFPGAAAQFMTPQIISAVLGTVGYLVLLALFAYGVATLTRNAAASIGIVAGVTFVAPIALSIMSMTGWDWVYTVMDYLPMTLGNTLAQGILPADQMGSGLDYWGALCAIAVWAIVTVVPGAILFTKRDAR; encoded by the coding sequence ATGACCACCACCCTCGTCATTGACGGCAGCAAAGTACCCGGCGAAGCATCGCCCACCCCGCCCAGAAAAGTGACCCCGGGCACGGCCGTCATGGGTGCCAAGCTCAGCTTCGGTGGCATGCTGCGGTCAGAACGCATCAAGCTGTCGTCACTGCGCAGCGTGAAGGCAACGCTGCTGTGCACCCTCGTAGCCGGCCTCGGGCTCGGCGCCCTCATCGCCGTGCTGTGGAACGCTGAGAATGATCTTGCCGCGGCCAGCGCGAGTGACCTGAACACGTACCTGCTGCTGTCGGGCACCACCGCGGCACCCTTCCTTGGCCTGATCTTTGGCGTGCTGGGTGTGCTCGTCATGTCGAGCGAATACGCGAGTGGGCTCATCCAGTCGACGCTCGTCGCAGCGCCCCGTCGCATGCCGGTATTCCTTGCGAAGGCGGCTGTGCTCGCCGTCGGCGCAGCACTCACCGCGCTGCTTATCGTTGGCGGCAGCATGGGGGTCGCCACGCTGATTTTCCCCGGGGCTGCAGCGCAATTCATGACCCCTCAGATTATCTCGGCGGTGCTCGGCACCGTGGGCTACCTCGTACTCCTCGCACTCTTCGCCTATGGCGTTGCCACACTCACTCGCAACGCCGCGGCCTCGATCGGCATCGTCGCTGGTGTCACGTTTGTGGCCCCCATTGCGCTGTCGATCATGTCGATGACCGGCTGGGACTGGGTGTACACGGTGATGGACTACCTGCCGATGACGCTCGGTAACACGCTCGCCCAGGGCATCTTGCCCGCCGATCAGATGGGCAGCGGTCTCGACTACTGGGGCGCCCTGTGCGCCATCGCGGTGTGGGCGATCGTCACGGTCGTGCCCGGCGCGATCCTATTTACCAAGCGCGACGCACGCTAA
- a CDS encoding sensor histidine kinase — protein MTSVTSTDAVLPKPPGLFRQFLATHPLAVDVFIVVWYFIGAGIGVMFDYAELSMFAAGADSTSYLDWPWWPFAVLRVLVVAAALLYRRKFPLIGLFAVTIATLGPHEVQSAATFVALCFMLYAVPVYRSVRAAWAGYGFVMVVTITQAVFAVSDEISTAASNGVSLDAWHNIRSLLSYSSMPGLMYLAIVMFGINLGNRRRYVEAIIERAHQLVDERDQRARLAVAEERARISREMHDIVAHSLSVMIALSEGSARAAANAPEAASDAMRKSAETGRTALAEMRRLLGALRSGDDSPELAPQPGMDDLADLAQGFRDTGLRVGLRIDGQPSGDRGQELAVYRAVQEALTNVLRYAGRGAQVNVTVRSTRDATRVTVRDFGPVTGAIPLRTGLGAGLGLAGLKERARMLGGEAAAGPAEEGPGWEMRVRLPAALDARDTDPSTAK, from the coding sequence ATGACGAGCGTGACCAGCACCGACGCAGTGCTGCCCAAACCGCCAGGCCTGTTTCGACAGTTTCTGGCCACGCACCCACTTGCGGTCGACGTGTTCATCGTGGTGTGGTACTTCATTGGCGCGGGCATCGGTGTCATGTTCGACTACGCCGAGTTGAGCATGTTCGCGGCCGGAGCAGACTCCACCAGCTACCTGGACTGGCCGTGGTGGCCCTTCGCGGTGCTGCGCGTGCTTGTGGTGGCCGCGGCGCTGCTGTACCGGCGCAAGTTTCCCCTCATCGGGCTCTTCGCGGTCACGATAGCGACGCTAGGACCACACGAAGTGCAGAGCGCTGCTACGTTTGTGGCCCTCTGCTTCATGCTGTACGCCGTACCGGTCTACCGCAGCGTGCGGGCCGCATGGGCGGGGTACGGGTTTGTGATGGTGGTGACGATCACACAGGCGGTGTTCGCGGTGAGCGACGAGATCTCCACAGCGGCAAGCAACGGTGTTTCACTCGACGCCTGGCATAACATACGCAGCCTGCTGTCGTATTCGTCGATGCCCGGCCTGATGTATCTGGCGATCGTGATGTTTGGCATCAACCTCGGTAACCGCCGCCGTTACGTTGAAGCGATTATTGAGCGCGCGCATCAGCTCGTCGATGAACGCGATCAGCGAGCCCGGCTCGCGGTCGCTGAAGAACGCGCCCGCATCTCACGCGAGATGCACGACATAGTGGCCCACTCGCTGTCGGTAATGATCGCCCTGTCTGAGGGAAGCGCCCGCGCGGCCGCGAACGCGCCCGAGGCCGCGAGCGACGCCATGCGCAAGAGCGCCGAGACCGGCCGCACCGCCCTCGCAGAGATGCGCCGACTACTCGGCGCCCTGCGCTCGGGCGACGATTCACCCGAGCTCGCCCCGCAACCCGGCATGGACGATCTCGCAGATCTCGCGCAGGGCTTTCGCGACACCGGGCTGCGGGTGGGGCTGCGCATCGATGGCCAACCCTCGGGTGACCGCGGCCAAGAGCTCGCCGTCTACCGGGCCGTGCAAGAAGCCCTCACCAATGTGCTGCGGTACGCCGGCCGTGGCGCCCAGGTCAACGTCACCGTGCGCAGCACCCGCGACGCCACCAGGGTGACCGTGCGTGACTTCGGTCCGGTTACCGGAGCGATTCCACTGCGCACCGGCCTCGGCGCTGGCCTCGGCCTCGCCGGGCTGAAAGAACGCGCCCGCATGCTCGGCGGCGAGGCCGCAGCCGGCCCCGCCGAAGAGGGGCCCGGCTGGGAAATGCGCGTCAGGCTGCCCGCGGCGCTTGACGCACGAGACACCGACCCCAGTACTGCGAAGTAG
- a CDS encoding response regulator: MSTAPIRVMIVDDQELIRTGFSLMLAAEPALEIIAEASDGRAALAVLERLSAEGKGCDIALMDVRMPGMNGIDATAEIVRRFPDTRVLVLTTFDLDEYALDAIRAGAAGFLLKDAKPEDLVTAITRIAAGDAAMAPSVTRRLIDRIGLSTTPATEENAGEAGLDPELAQLTEREREVLQLIAAGLNNAEISASLFLSESTVKTHVGRVLSKLALRDRVHAVIFAKEHGL; encoded by the coding sequence ATGTCGACCGCCCCCATTCGCGTCATGATCGTCGATGACCAAGAACTCATTCGCACCGGGTTCTCACTCATGCTCGCTGCCGAGCCCGCGCTCGAGATCATCGCCGAAGCCAGCGATGGCCGTGCGGCCCTCGCCGTGCTCGAGCGACTCAGCGCCGAGGGCAAGGGCTGCGACATCGCACTCATGGACGTGCGCATGCCGGGCATGAACGGCATCGACGCAACCGCTGAGATCGTGCGCCGATTCCCCGACACCCGGGTGCTCGTGCTCACCACGTTCGACCTTGACGAATACGCACTCGACGCGATTCGTGCCGGCGCTGCAGGGTTCTTGCTGAAAGACGCCAAACCCGAAGACCTCGTGACCGCCATCACGCGCATTGCCGCGGGAGATGCCGCGATGGCCCCGAGTGTCACCCGCAGACTCATCGATCGAATTGGCCTCAGCACGACGCCCGCCACCGAAGAAAATGCGGGGGAGGCGGGGCTTGATCCGGAGCTGGCGCAGCTGACCGAGCGCGAACGCGAGGTGCTGCAGCTCATCGCGGCCGGGCTCAATAACGCCGAAATTAGCGCGAGCCTGTTCCTTTCTGAGTCGACCGTGAAGACCCACGTGGGGCGCGTGCTCTCGAAATTGGCGCTGCGCGATCGCGTGCACGCCGTCATTTTTGCGAAAGAACACGGGCTGTAA
- the coaD gene encoding pantetheine-phosphate adenylyltransferase, with translation MSKIAVVPGSFDPVTLGHLDVIRRTAKIFDEVHVLVVHNPGKDAMLPISERVGLIQKSITEDPDIPDNVLIASWSVGLLVDYCTEVGANVLVKGIRSQIDVAYETPMVLMNRSLANVETVFMLPDPAHAHVSSTLVRQVASLGGDVTPYVPKAVARFLDKTRPA, from the coding sequence ATGAGTAAGATCGCCGTCGTACCCGGTTCCTTCGACCCGGTCACGTTGGGGCACCTTGACGTGATCCGACGCACCGCCAAGATCTTTGATGAGGTGCATGTGCTCGTGGTTCATAACCCGGGCAAAGATGCGATGTTGCCAATCTCGGAGCGCGTGGGATTGATTCAAAAATCAATCACCGAAGACCCCGACATTCCAGACAACGTACTCATCGCCTCTTGGTCGGTGGGTCTGCTCGTTGACTACTGCACCGAGGTGGGCGCAAATGTGCTCGTCAAGGGCATCAGGTCGCAAATCGACGTCGCCTACGAGACACCGATGGTGCTCATGAACCGCAGCCTCGCAAACGTCGAGACCGTGTTCATGCTGCCCGACCCCGCGCACGCCCACGTCTCAAGCACGCTCGTGCGCCAGGTCGCATCGCTCGGTGGCGACGTCACCCCATATGTACCGAAAGCGGTTGCCCGCTTCCTCGATAAGACAAGGCCCGCTTGA
- a CDS encoding YceD family protein, translating to MNATRVYEENIREFAKRPGEMRERSRTFAIPEQFGEALAVIRKGEELELNVRLESVHEGILASVDAHTTLHAECGRCLKEFATPFEVEFQELFAYTPTEADEYGVHGDHVDLEPPLRDAVVLALPFQPVCRPDCPGLDPESGELREAEAAVSSDADLDPRWAALARFTAGTVTADQKSGSGEFPESKSK from the coding sequence ATGAACGCCACGCGCGTATATGAAGAAAACATTCGCGAATTCGCGAAGCGACCGGGGGAGATGCGCGAACGCTCGCGAACCTTTGCTATCCCCGAACAGTTTGGCGAGGCTCTCGCCGTCATCCGCAAGGGTGAAGAACTTGAGCTGAACGTTCGCTTGGAATCAGTCCACGAGGGCATCCTTGCCTCCGTCGACGCACACACCACACTGCACGCAGAATGCGGTCGTTGCTTGAAAGAATTCGCCACGCCGTTTGAAGTCGAGTTCCAGGAACTTTTCGCGTATACTCCTACAGAGGCCGACGAGTATGGGGTTCACGGTGATCACGTGGATCTTGAACCCCCGCTCCGAGACGCGGTAGTGCTTGCACTTCCGTTCCAGCCAGTGTGTCGCCCGGACTGCCCGGGGCTCGATCCCGAGTCCGGTGAGCTGCGCGAGGCCGAGGCTGCAGTGTCGTCTGACGCAGATCTTGATCCGCGGTGGGCAGCACTGGCTCGCTTCACAGCGGGCACGGTCACGGCTGACCAAAAATCTGGCTCGGGGGAGTTTCCCGAGTCTAAAAGCAAGTAG
- the rpmF gene encoding 50S ribosomal protein L32, which translates to MAVPKRKMSRSNTRHRRSAWKASVPTLVKTVVDGKTVYSLPHRARVVEDSQGTPLFLEYKGRKVADA; encoded by the coding sequence ATGGCTGTTCCGAAACGGAAGATGTCGCGCTCGAACACCCGTCACCGCCGCTCGGCGTGGAAGGCCTCGGTTCCGACCCTGGTCAAGACTGTAGTTGACGGCAAGACCGTTTACAGCCTTCCCCACCGCGCTCGCGTAGTCGAGGACTCACAGGGCACCCCCCTGTTCCTTGAGTACAAGGGCCGCAAGGTAGCTGACGCGTAA
- the rnc gene encoding ribonuclease III — translation MTGNDSSIPHTEAATPSGTPQGGPGGVLHSFGVAVKDELLQLALTHRSWAYEHDGAPHNERLEFLGDSILGQAVTVKLYKDYPELSEGDLAKRRAALVSTVALAEVARGLDLGDWLRLGKGEEGTGGRDKASILADTVEALIGAVYLSTNGEIAARFVLDLIAPLLADPTRFTNSLDPKTTLQAEAAKLGLPHPPYLTAGTGPDHAKRYASTVTLDGVTGFGRGSSKKVAELAAARDAVKQLNARKNS, via the coding sequence GTGACAGGGAACGATTCATCGATCCCGCACACCGAAGCTGCGACGCCGTCGGGAACGCCTCAGGGCGGCCCCGGCGGCGTTCTGCATTCATTCGGTGTTGCGGTAAAAGACGAGCTCTTGCAGCTCGCGCTCACGCACCGGTCGTGGGCATACGAACACGACGGCGCACCCCACAACGAGCGGCTCGAATTTTTGGGCGACTCGATCTTGGGCCAGGCCGTCACCGTCAAGCTGTACAAGGACTACCCCGAGCTGAGTGAGGGCGACCTCGCAAAGCGACGTGCGGCGCTCGTGTCGACCGTGGCACTCGCAGAGGTGGCCCGCGGGCTCGACCTCGGCGACTGGCTACGCCTGGGCAAGGGCGAAGAAGGCACCGGCGGCCGTGACAAGGCCTCCATCCTCGCTGACACGGTCGAAGCGCTCATCGGCGCGGTCTACCTGTCAACGAACGGCGAGATCGCGGCACGCTTCGTGCTCGACCTCATTGCGCCGTTGCTGGCAGACCCCACCCGGTTCACTAACTCGCTTGACCCCAAAACCACGCTGCAGGCTGAAGCCGCGAAGCTGGGGTTGCCCCACCCGCCGTATCTCACGGCTGGCACGGGCCCCGACCACGCGAAGCGCTACGCCTCAACCGTCACCCTTGACGGTGTCACCGGCTTTGGTCGCGGCAGCAGCAAGAAGGTGGCCGAGCTGGCTGCCGCACGCGATGCGGTGAAGCAGCTCAACGCTCGGAAGAACTCCTAG
- the mutM gene encoding bifunctional DNA-formamidopyrimidine glycosylase/DNA-(apurinic or apyrimidinic site) lyase has translation MPELPEVEVVRAGLAPAVTGARIIGCEVLDSRALKRHVPLTGDDGQGGHGVTLSALAGAERATDFERRVVGLTLAAPRRRGKFLWIPVSEKQALLAHLGMSGQVLLRALDAPDDKHVRIRLWVEHPQHGELRLDFADQRLFGSLALDALTPDARGLADVTAAQLASVPAQAAHIAPDPLEESFDDAEFVRAIRSRSRGIKVLILDQTLISGVGNIYADEALWRARLHPETAGSSLSVRKAAELLMHLREVFSKALAEGGTSFDEQYVNVNGQSGYFAHSLNAYGRGGEPCPRCGGAIKRVPFGGRSSHFCPKCQRKR, from the coding sequence ATGCCTGAGCTGCCCGAGGTCGAAGTGGTACGCGCGGGGCTTGCCCCCGCCGTCACCGGCGCCCGCATCATCGGATGCGAGGTGCTCGACTCTCGGGCGCTCAAACGGCACGTGCCGCTCACGGGCGATGACGGGCAGGGCGGTCACGGCGTGACGCTGAGCGCTCTCGCCGGCGCAGAACGCGCCACCGATTTTGAACGCCGGGTCGTGGGTCTCACCCTTGCGGCCCCGCGCCGCCGCGGCAAATTCCTCTGGATCCCCGTGTCTGAGAAGCAGGCGCTTCTGGCCCACCTCGGCATGAGCGGCCAGGTGCTGCTGCGCGCTCTTGACGCGCCAGACGACAAGCACGTGCGCATCAGACTCTGGGTCGAACACCCGCAGCACGGTGAGCTCAGGCTCGACTTCGCCGACCAACGCCTCTTTGGGTCGCTCGCGCTCGACGCGTTGACACCCGATGCACGCGGGCTGGCCGACGTGACCGCCGCCCAGCTGGCGTCGGTGCCGGCACAGGCCGCGCACATTGCGCCTGACCCGCTCGAGGAGTCCTTCGACGACGCCGAGTTTGTGCGCGCGATCCGCTCCCGCAGCCGCGGCATCAAGGTGCTGATTCTTGACCAGACGCTCATCAGCGGGGTGGGTAATATCTACGCTGACGAGGCACTGTGGCGGGCGAGGCTGCACCCCGAAACCGCCGGATCATCGCTCAGCGTGCGCAAGGCCGCTGAGCTGCTGATGCACCTGCGTGAGGTATTCTCAAAGGCCCTCGCAGAGGGCGGTACGAGCTTTGACGAGCAATACGTGAACGTCAATGGCCAGTCGGGCTACTTCGCTCATTCGCTGAATGCATATGGGCGCGGGGGAGAACCGTGCCCGCGGTGCGGCGGCGCTATTAAGCGGGTGCCGTTTGGCGGGCGCTCGTCGCACTTCTGCCCGAAGTGTCAGCGTAAGCGGTAG
- a CDS encoding ankyrin repeat domain-containing protein, whose protein sequence is MQAVFEASIVNARGGTWKAPALSYDGVPAELIRWLLAQGADIHAPDERGRTPLHHHSGSWNGQPALLIGLGADLERTDDSGRTPLFDASSHSTHTRTLINAGANVLAVNDDGETALLYRLRRTRGSDLVQAASVAAAHIQAGAPLTQELQHAIHLISEDFEQIREAFDEAALPGTEAALAQLLKLFSVEPAAPVVRHDGVSPIKVNAAAWPDRFNALWDYLVPAAGSANTVQGEVIRVAGRIAAEIGGNGGANWNSRYREMLSEYPAMLASAVPLPDADRAEARALARALSRGRGNEEELDRIRELATRWVGLNPTPIPHTPR, encoded by the coding sequence ATGCAAGCCGTATTCGAGGCGTCAATCGTCAATGCGCGAGGCGGGACTTGGAAAGCCCCTGCCCTGTCTTACGACGGCGTACCGGCCGAGCTGATTCGCTGGCTACTTGCTCAGGGAGCCGATATTCACGCGCCCGATGAAAGAGGCCGCACACCGCTGCACCATCACTCCGGCTCATGGAATGGGCAGCCTGCGCTACTTATCGGTTTGGGGGCTGACCTCGAACGGACTGACGATAGCGGCCGCACTCCCCTATTCGACGCGAGTAGTCATTCGACTCACACTCGCACCTTGATCAACGCCGGGGCCAACGTTCTCGCTGTCAATGACGACGGCGAAACGGCGCTGTTGTATCGCCTCAGGCGCACGAGGGGGTCAGACCTCGTACAAGCTGCCTCAGTTGCTGCGGCTCACATTCAAGCGGGCGCACCACTCACCCAGGAGTTGCAGCACGCCATCCACCTGATCAGTGAGGACTTCGAACAGATTCGTGAAGCGTTCGATGAAGCTGCACTCCCTGGAACAGAAGCTGCGCTTGCCCAGTTGCTGAAACTCTTCAGCGTTGAGCCGGCCGCACCCGTCGTGAGGCACGATGGGGTTTCACCAATCAAGGTCAACGCCGCAGCGTGGCCCGACCGCTTCAACGCACTGTGGGATTACCTTGTGCCAGCAGCAGGCAGCGCGAATACGGTGCAGGGCGAGGTGATCAGAGTGGCTGGCCGCATTGCGGCAGAGATTGGCGGCAACGGGGGTGCCAACTGGAACTCCCGATACCGCGAAATGCTCAGTGAGTATCCCGCCATGCTTGCGTCTGCCGTGCCCCTCCCTGACGCCGATCGCGCAGAGGCGCGCGCCCTCGCACGGGCGCTCAGTCGCGGCCGAGGCAATGAAGAAGAACTCGATCGCATACGCGAGCTCGCAACGCGTTGGGTCGGCCTCAACCCGACACCGATCCCTCACACGCCGAGGTAA